The Chitinophaga flava genome has a segment encoding these proteins:
- a CDS encoding TonB-dependent receptor, with protein sequence MEKGLKKDPLGFFVEPVPESFEFVLKPNGAAGSPPASRKHRHKIYFLMKCSFIVLAAQLTFVSLLFADNLKSQDLSRRLNLDLKDADVRASLLKIENETGVHFLLPESLLATVHKKVNLHKEDITVKDAIVGVLSGTSLEYHLLNGYVVIARQKIPVKISGRVLESKTKDPLPGVSIRIKNSSGGAASDLNGNFTVEVPAEGAVLVFSLMGYESKEVKVAGGSAPVIVLLEVSTRTLGEVQVQARRKTNTEITVLQERRNAAIVQDAISAQQIERTASITTTQALQRVSGVTITDDKYVAIRGLGDRSVIGQLNGVRLASSDPDRSSIPLDLVPASLLDNITIYKTVTPDKPADAAAGIVELKTKSVPDKRTLEVIAQTGFNSNIGPGGRMNSFYNSDLGFFGNKVNNKNLSSDFLDLSKQYPGSLNQIQKIISESNGSPAIQQEAARINKIMHAFDPVLTTRYKTAPLNQLYSATYGNSFKVFKNKTLGLVAGANYYRRTADVYGGDLTQYSIYQGVITGNQDVYSPRNIPNYITPNNLYMGKYQTYKENTGTETLNYGVLTGLTFRFDKRNEISMQYMGSWGSEAQAINMYGKYEYTGLPGEVNSTVYSLKQTRRNLNTFNLQGEHKFLEGKYAPRLSYNLASSTSAQNDPDFRFVTLTDYMPRGGGFYTIPNGGGQKAYSEHLYALNSGYVNGYGTYGIIQAEPNGRRWRQLNETNWNYKADLVFPFPLFGQKQEFKTGFNYLNRDRKFRENMMFLPGSNFVQNRYKALYDVNGNLDALVGPKVIGIQQRTGSTGEGADAIGGFLYNTQKSPNNYNGFFETNAYYGMLDLHLTNNLRVAGGVRFEKTNIQSAVDTTNVFLDPSLTTQDDKGNSVPVMMINPNTVYKTAYKPYYAVNMTYTYREDMNFRLAYNTTLARPELRELTNVFEFDAFQMGLVVGNPHLINQHTENLDFRWEWFPNPGEVISVSAFGKRINNQLVKVFSLKTDGLAAKYPEYPTIQFQNDPNTGTVWGLELELVKDLGKLTPVLKNFFIGSNLLLAQSSIKKTEARYQASKSLDRNTPENSPLFEQAPYSINGWLNYKNTKWGTDLTAAFNMVGERLVQINLTGEPDLYTRPAPVLDLIFSQQLGKRLLFKGYAKNILNPAIQTVYANPGTGGFWYGERYINRSYKRGAEIMMGFTYKLF encoded by the coding sequence ATGGAAAAAGGATTAAAAAAAGATCCTTTAGGATTTTTCGTGGAACCTGTGCCCGAAAGCTTTGAATTTGTGTTAAAGCCCAATGGTGCAGCAGGTTCTCCTCCTGCCTCCCGTAAGCACAGACACAAAATTTACTTCCTGATGAAATGCTCATTTATCGTTTTGGCAGCTCAGCTTACCTTTGTAAGCCTGTTGTTCGCTGATAACCTCAAGAGCCAGGACCTTTCCCGCCGCCTGAATCTTGATCTGAAAGATGCAGATGTTAGAGCAAGTTTGCTGAAAATAGAAAACGAAACCGGCGTACATTTTCTGCTGCCGGAATCACTGCTTGCTACCGTTCACAAAAAGGTAAATCTCCACAAAGAGGATATTACGGTGAAAGACGCCATCGTCGGTGTGTTGAGCGGTACTTCACTGGAGTATCACCTGCTTAATGGTTATGTGGTGATAGCCAGGCAGAAAATCCCTGTGAAAATATCCGGCCGGGTACTGGAAAGCAAAACAAAAGATCCATTGCCGGGTGTATCTATCCGTATAAAAAATAGTTCCGGCGGCGCCGCCTCCGACCTCAATGGAAACTTTACCGTGGAAGTCCCTGCTGAAGGGGCTGTCCTCGTGTTTTCACTGATGGGTTATGAGTCAAAGGAAGTGAAAGTCGCAGGTGGTTCGGCACCTGTTATCGTATTGCTGGAGGTCAGCACACGTACGCTGGGTGAGGTGCAGGTACAGGCACGTCGTAAAACCAACACGGAAATCACTGTACTGCAGGAGAGAAGAAACGCTGCCATCGTGCAGGATGCCATCTCCGCACAACAGATCGAAAGAACTGCTTCTATCACCACTACCCAGGCCTTGCAGCGTGTAAGCGGCGTGACCATCACCGATGATAAATATGTAGCGATCCGTGGTTTGGGAGACAGGAGTGTTATCGGTCAACTGAACGGTGTACGTCTGGCATCTTCTGATCCGGACAGGTCTTCCATTCCTCTGGACCTTGTGCCGGCATCTCTCCTGGATAACATCACCATTTATAAAACCGTTACACCAGATAAGCCTGCAGATGCGGCGGCTGGTATCGTGGAATTGAAAACCAAATCAGTACCGGATAAAAGAACGTTGGAAGTCATTGCACAAACCGGCTTCAACTCCAATATCGGACCTGGTGGACGCATGAACAGTTTCTATAACAGTGATCTCGGTTTCTTCGGTAATAAAGTAAATAATAAAAATCTGAGCAGCGACTTCCTTGACTTGTCTAAACAATATCCAGGCAGCCTGAACCAGATTCAGAAAATAATCTCCGAAAGCAATGGCAGTCCTGCTATACAACAGGAGGCAGCACGCATCAATAAAATTATGCATGCCTTTGATCCGGTGCTGACTACACGCTACAAAACGGCACCACTCAACCAGCTGTATTCCGCTACCTATGGTAACAGCTTTAAAGTATTCAAAAATAAAACATTGGGGCTCGTTGCCGGCGCTAACTACTATCGCCGCACTGCCGATGTATATGGTGGAGATCTTACACAATACAGTATCTATCAAGGTGTGATCACGGGAAATCAGGATGTATATAGTCCCCGGAATATCCCTAACTATATCACTCCTAACAACCTGTACATGGGTAAATATCAAACCTATAAAGAAAATACAGGTACGGAAACCCTGAACTATGGTGTACTCACCGGTTTGACCTTTCGCTTTGACAAACGGAACGAGATCAGCATGCAATACATGGGCAGCTGGGGTAGTGAAGCGCAGGCCATTAACATGTACGGAAAGTACGAGTACACCGGCTTACCAGGCGAGGTGAACAGCACCGTCTACTCACTGAAACAAACCCGTCGTAACCTGAATACCTTTAACCTGCAGGGCGAACATAAATTCCTCGAAGGAAAATATGCGCCGAGGTTGAGTTATAACTTAGCTTCTTCTACCTCTGCTCAAAATGATCCGGACTTCCGTTTTGTAACACTGACAGATTATATGCCCCGTGGTGGTGGGTTCTATACTATTCCAAATGGTGGTGGACAGAAAGCTTACTCAGAACATCTGTATGCACTGAACTCAGGTTATGTAAATGGCTATGGTACTTATGGTATCATTCAGGCAGAGCCTAACGGTCGTCGCTGGCGCCAGCTGAACGAAACCAACTGGAACTACAAAGCGGACCTGGTGTTTCCATTCCCGCTGTTCGGACAGAAACAGGAATTTAAAACCGGTTTCAACTACCTGAACCGCGATCGTAAGTTCCGTGAGAATATGATGTTTCTGCCAGGTTCCAATTTTGTACAGAACCGTTACAAGGCATTGTATGATGTGAACGGTAACCTGGATGCGCTGGTAGGACCTAAAGTGATTGGTATCCAGCAACGTACCGGTAGCACTGGTGAAGGCGCCGATGCGATTGGTGGTTTCCTGTACAATACACAGAAATCTCCTAACAACTACAACGGCTTCTTCGAAACCAATGCTTACTATGGTATGCTTGATCTGCACCTGACTAATAATCTGCGTGTAGCCGGTGGCGTGCGTTTCGAGAAAACCAATATTCAATCTGCGGTAGATACCACCAATGTATTCCTGGATCCATCTTTGACTACGCAGGATGATAAAGGGAACAGTGTACCGGTGATGATGATTAATCCGAATACGGTATATAAAACTGCTTACAAGCCTTACTATGCAGTGAATATGACCTATACCTACAGAGAGGATATGAACTTCCGTTTGGCTTACAATACCACCCTGGCAAGACCGGAGCTGAGAGAGCTGACCAATGTGTTTGAATTCGATGCGTTCCAGATGGGCCTGGTGGTGGGTAATCCTCACCTGATCAATCAGCATACGGAAAACCTCGACTTCCGCTGGGAATGGTTCCCTAATCCGGGAGAGGTGATCTCTGTATCTGCTTTTGGTAAACGTATCAACAACCAGTTGGTGAAAGTATTCAGCCTGAAAACCGATGGGTTAGCAGCTAAATATCCGGAGTATCCTACTATTCAGTTCCAGAATGATCCTAACACGGGTACTGTATGGGGACTTGAACTGGAGTTGGTAAAGGATTTAGGGAAATTAACGCCTGTGTTGAAAAACTTCTTCATTGGTTCCAACCTCTTACTCGCACAAAGCAGCATTAAGAAAACAGAGGCAAGATATCAGGCGAGCAAGTCGCTCGATAGAAATACGCCGGAGAACAGCCCACTGTTTGAACAGGCGCCTTATTCTATTAATGGTTGGCTGAACTATAAGAACACGAAGTGGGGCACAGACCTGACTGCCGCTTTCAACATGGTAGGAGAGCGTTTGGTACAGATTAACCTCACTGGTGAACCTGATCTGTATACCCGTCCTGCACCGGTGCTCGACCTCATTTTCTCACAACAGCTGGGTAAAAGATTGTTGTTCAAAGGCTATGCTAAGAACATCCTGAACCCTGCCATTCAGACCGTGTATGCCAATCCTGGTACTGGTGGCTTCTGGTATGGTGAACGCTATATCAACCGCAGCTACAAACGTGGTGCTGAGATCATGATGGGATTCACTTACAAGTTGTTCTAA